GCGACCTAACCCTTCTGCTTTGCTTGCTCTCTCACTCCGCAGATACATACCCGAGGGCATGCAGTGTTCTTGTGGCCCAGATTACTACACCCTCAACCCTGACTACCACAATGAATCCTACGTCGTCTACATGTTCATGATCCACTTCATCATCCCGGTGGTGGTCATCTTCTTCTCCTACGGGCGGCTCATATGCAAAGTCCGAGAGGTAGTGTGTGGGTTGAGCTGCTCAGGGTTTGACGAAGAGAGACGAGTATGAGAGGGTAGAGGGTGTTGGTCCTCAGCTGGAGAACAGGCTCCCTGAAGCACAAGTAGCACCATCCAATGGGCAATACAAGCCTGCATGGGTTTGgccaggtcagactagacaatcagagtggtcccttcttgccttggaatctatgaatcgcCCCCGGTGTTAGCTCTGTTcactcccccatctcctctggAGGCAGGCCCAGGCTTAGCAGAGAGGCAAGAGACAAAACTTCACACCCATAATTTATCAGCGGGCGGTGAGGGGGCTCAAAGCCTCACAGGGGGATCGAAAGCACGGATGATTCTCCGCAAGCGCAAATCAGGGTCACTCGTGTGCCCCTTTCAGCCTCTCCTTTCTCCAGGTAAGAGAGTTTATCGACTGCACTTTATGACTTGGTGGGTGCTGCCTTGGGTGCGAGCCATTCCATGTTCCATGTGTAAATCTAGTCTGTGCTCCAGAACTAGCCCGGGTTCAGAGCAGTGGAGCTAGCCCCTGCCCCTGGATCTCATCCATGTTCTGTGCAGTGGTTAGATCCCCTCTGGGCATAACgcaataccaactgaaatgtctTCGGCCCAGGGGTCAGCCTTCCCAGCAAAGGGGTTCCgacctgctctctgtcccctgactccAGCCATGTCAGATATCCAGTTCTCTCTAGCTTGCCTGGTGGGAGACAGCTCAGCACTGTACAATATGCTCCTTGGCTCACTGccctctccttctcccacagGCAGCCGCGCAGCAGCAGGAGTCGGCAAGCACCCAGAAGGCGGAGAGGGAGGTGACCCGCATGGTGATCCTAATGGTTCTGGGCTTTCTCATGGCCTGGACGCCCTATGCCTTGGTGGCATTCTGGATCTTCACCAACAAGGGGGCGGAATTCACCGCTACTCTCATGTCAGTGCCTGCCTTCTTCTCCAAGAGCTCCTCTCTCTACAACCCCATCATCTATGTCCTCATGAACAAACAGGTGAGACTCCCAGGGCCAGGCAGAGGAACCCTCCCTGCCAAAGCTGTCCTAGGCTTCCCCCAGAACTCTAAGGGTGCACCCTGAACCTGGCCTATAGCACCCCCTGCTCTCGCAGTTCTGCGTCCCcagccaatgcacctcagtcctgacctgcagcttcCGCCCCTGCTATTCCATCCCTGGGATCCCTCTACTCATCTCTCCAAATGCACCTGGATCCCAACCTGCAGCACCCCTGCTACTCCACTCCCTGGgacaccacccagccctgccaacccAACTCAATCCCTCTATTATCCCAGTCCAGTGTCGGTGCTACCAACACACCTTGATCCTGACGTACAGTCTTCTTGCTACTCCAGTCGTGAGCTTCACCACAGCTGTGCAGATGCATCTTCCTCCTGCCTAATAAGCacacccctgctattccagtcccagAACAAATTCCAGTTGAATCTGGTATCTGTCGCTTTCTGCCTTAATTTGTTTAGTGCTGCCTATGCAGTTGGAACAGCTGCCACATTTCGCCACGGGGTGGTAGCATCTCTGTAGTGGGCGAGGTATTATATCTAACCCAGCAAAGTGCTCTTTGTCTGGTGACCAGAGGGACGGCTCCACTGGCCATCGTGGAGGTATGTGCTGTGCAAAGGTgccactgctctctctctctcccttcagtTCCGTAACTGCATGATCACCACAATCTGCTGCGGTAAGAACCCCTTTGGGGATGATGACGTCTCCTCGACCGTATCCCAGAGCAAGACCGAGGTATCCTCCGTCTCCTCCAGTCAAGTGTCACCAGCATAGACCATGGACAGTTTGAACTTGGGGGATCTGCCACGCTCTGGGATCAAGAAGTAGAAACTGACGCACCCACATACCCTCTGGTCCACGAGCTTGTCTCATGCGATTACTCCCTTGTACACCCATCATCACATATCACACCTGCTCAGGTGTGCACAGGAGAGCCCTCCCCTGTGAAAATAGTGGTGTCGATACTGAATGTGGCCCCACCCTGCAAATAGCTGTGCACATATAGAACCCACTTATGCAAAGGCTCGCTTGTGCAGTTGCAAACCACTTGTGCAAGCAGCCTGCCGTGCAAATATCAATTAATTCTGAGCCCTCTCACGCAAACCCTTGCACGCCTTGCTGCACACACTCACGCAAAGCCAGTACCAACTTGTGCAGACCTTTGCGCTCACTTGTTCATGACCTCTCGCCCTCTTGTGCACATAGATTTAAGGAAATAAAGTGTGATTTAGGTTGGCAGGGGCTGAAGAGTTTTGGTGAGAGAGTGGTCCCAGAAGCTAACCCCTTGAGCTGGGCTGCCCATGCGTCACACTCTGTGATGCAGCTTGTGTCACATGCAGTGAAATAGCCCTAGTGGTAACATACAACAATGGAGGGGAAGTTGTCCAGCACCCTGGTGCTTGATGGGTGTTTTTAGAACTAGAACAAGCCAGCAGCCTCATTTCTTAGCGCTGCTTCAGTCCTCAagggctgctgctgtggctccattTCTAAAATAATACCCCTTTGGGCTCCCATTGCAGAGATAGCAAGATGGAGAGATGTAGTGATGTGACCAAGGCCATAGAaggggtcagtggcagagctgggattagaagtCAGGAGTTCCTGGCGCCCATTCTCATTCTCAGTCCACTGGAGTGGACCATGATAGTGGAAGCAGCTGTGGATACCGCGCTCTCCTACCGTTGTGCCAGCTGCATCCTAGCATGTATAACTTGCTGGCAAAGAGGTGATAGCTCTCAGTGGTTAGAGAACTGCAGGACTTTTCAGTGTATTTACCATCAAGCACCACTGCAAATGATTCATTGCAAGAGGGAATAATGCAGATCCTAGAAGACAGCCCTGTAGGTAGAGCGCGGGCAGAGCAAACTCTGGTTTAGCTTTAAACCCCCTTCCTA
The sequence above is a segment of the Eretmochelys imbricata isolate rEreImb1 chromosome 21, rEreImb1.hap1, whole genome shotgun sequence genome. Coding sequences within it:
- the LOC144278256 gene encoding blue-sensitive opsin; this encodes MNGTEGINFYVPLSNKTGLVRSPFEYPQYYLAEPWKYRIVCCYIFFLIFTGLPINLLTLLVTFKHKKLRQPLNYILVNLAVADLFMACFGFTVTFYTAWNGYFIFGPMGCAVEGFFATLGGQVALWSLVVLAIERYIVVCKPMGNFRFSATHALMGISFTWVMSFSCAAPPLFGWSRYIPEGMQCSCGPDYYTLNPDYHNESYVVYMFMIHFIIPVVVIFFSYGRLICKVREAAAQQQESASTQKAEREVTRMVILMVLGFLMAWTPYALVAFWIFTNKGAEFTATLMSVPAFFSKSSSLYNPIIYVLMNKQFRNCMITTICCGKNPFGDDDVSSTVSQSKTEVSSVSSSQVSPA